The Miscanthus floridulus cultivar M001 chromosome 17, ASM1932011v1, whole genome shotgun sequence genome has a window encoding:
- the LOC136517980 gene encoding leucine-rich repeat protein 1-like — translation MALDKVRSSAAAVMGRVVAAAALLSPPALGSFNDEVNTLVEIKKALNDPSGVLPAWDPEVIAAGDEQCDWPMVVCNGKDQVFRMDLSNQNLSGTLSPAIGNLRSMRNLLLCNNSISGLIPDTIGQIVHLETLDLLNNQFTGSIPSTLGGLAHLQYLELNNNSLSGHIPDSLATASMLSNLDLSFNNLSGPLPIFRASIVSFRGNPLLNPTAQEPHDFPTPKPANSEENSDVLDERDSILDILAVCLSIACVVTTLITVVVVVYRLRHRHEQAGAVDDVSSAVSLTDSGLSQYSISSLFILP, via the exons ATGGCACTGGACAAGGTTAGGAGTAGTGCGGCTGCCGTGATGGGCCGGGTGGTAGCGGCGGCGGCCCTTCTTTCCCCACCGGCGCTCGGGAGCTTCAACGACGAAG TGAACACTCTGGTGGAGATCAAAAAGGCGCTGAATGACCCAAGCGGAGTTCTCCCTGCCTGGGACCCGGAGGTGATAGCCGCCGGCGACGAGCAGTGCGACTGGCCCATGGTCGTCTGCAACGGCAAGGACCAAGTTTTCAGGAT GGATCTTTCGAACCAAAATCTCTCTGGTACATTGTCGCCAGCGATCGGGAACCTTAGGTCAATGCGAAATCT ATTATTATGCAACAATTCAATATCTGGCCTTATCCCTGACACAATAGGACAGATAGTGCATTTGGAAACTCTTGATCTGTTAAACAATCAGTTCACTGGAAGCATCCCAAGTACGCTGGGTGGTCTGGCTCACCTCCAGTATTT GGAACTGAACAACAACAGCTTATCTGGGCATATACCTGATTCACTAGCCACTGCTAGCATGCTCTCCAACCT GGATCTCTCCTTTAACAACCTCAGCGGCCCTCTGCCCATTTTTCGCGCAAGTATTGTCAG CTTTCGAGGTAATCCATTGCTAAATCCCACTGCACAAGAGCCGCATGATTTCCCCACACCAAAGCCAGCGAATAGTGAAG AAAATTCAGATGTCTTGGATGAAAGAGACAGTATCCTTGATATCCTCGCAGTATGTCTATCAATTGCTTGCGTAGTGACTACCCTGATTACTGTAGTTGTCGTGGTATATCGCCTTCGCCATCGACATGAGCAGGCCGGCGCAGTTGATG ATGTTTCATCGGCTGTAAGTCTTACTGACTCTGGTTTATCCCAGTACTCTATTTCTTCCTTGTTTATCCTCCCCTAA